TTCAATGATAAATATTTTAGGCAATATTATAATGTTTATGCCAATAGGATTTTTAGCACCAATATTATTTAATAAACTAGATAATTTAAAGTTAATTGCAATACTTGGATTTTGTATATCATTATTTATTGAATTTACGCAGTTGTTCTTAGTTAGAGCTACGGATATAGATGATTTAATACTTAATACTTTTGGTACAATACTAGGTTATCTAGTATTCAGTTGCTTAAAAAAATCAATTCCTGAGTTTAGAAAAAAAATAATTGGAAAGTCAAAAACTGTGCAAAATCAATTTATGTTGTTTGCGTGTATAATGATTCCGTATATAGTAATTGTTATGTTTGGTTTTTATGATAGATATATTTATTGTATTAGATAATTATAAAACAAAACTTAAATAAATAACAAAATAATTTTTAGGATATCAACAGATAATTTTGTTGAAATTTTAAGATAAAAAAGTATTTTAAATTTATATATTATAAATTTAAAATACTTTTTTTATAAAATAAATTTTCGGCAAAATACATTAACCATTAAAAAAATTAAAAAAATGTTAAATTAGTTTACAATATTTAAATTTCTTACTTAAAATGATATAATATTATCAAAATGAAAACGTATAATTTGTAAAATTATACGAGGGGGAATTTTATATGAAAAGTACAAAAGTAGGGGAAAGCTTTCGATTCATATTTGGAATTATAGTATTAATTATTAGCATTATAACAATCACCAATTATGTAATTGCGGATTCAAGAGATGAATCTAAACATGTTTTATATATCAGTTCATATAATCCAAATTTTGTGTCATTTGATGATCAAGTTAATAGAATAAAAAAAGAAATTGGTGACAATGTAGTACTACAAATTGAATACATGGATACAAAAACATTTTATAGTGAAAAAAATGAAGAAAATTTTTATAATTCAATAAAATATAAAATAAAAAATTATAAAAAATTTGATGTTGTTATATGCGGAGATGATAGAGCTTTAAATTTTTCATTAGAGCATAGGAATGAGTTATTTAAAGATATACCGATAGTATATTTAGGAGTAAGTGAAATTAAATTAGTAAGTAAAGCAAATGAAGAAAAGGATACTTACGGAGTTACAGAATTCCCATCTATAAAAGAAAATATAGACTTGATTAGTAAACTACATAGTGGAAAGAATATAATAGCTATAACTGATAATCCAACTGAAGTAGCCACTGAGATAAAGGAGTTTTATAACTATAAAAATGAATATAAAAGTCTTAATTTTGAACATATATCATTAGCAGAAATTACATATAAAGATTTTGAAAAACGTTTAATGAAATTAACGGATGATGA
Above is a genomic segment from Romboutsia lituseburensis containing:
- a CDS encoding VanZ family protein; translation: MQILGRDILISLLIVIIIMYISCKKTKLSSTYKIGITLLCITMVMVFSLTGVSPISGFNTTINIHDIEIIPFIGMIEMVKGGGTLHSMINILGNIIMFMPIGFLAPILFNKLDNLKLIAILGFCISLFIEFTQLFLVRATDIDDLILNTFGTILGYLVFSCLKKSIPEFRKKIIGKSKTVQNQFMLFACIMIPYIVIVMFGFYDRYIYCIR